Within Brienomyrus brachyistius isolate T26 chromosome 20, BBRACH_0.4, whole genome shotgun sequence, the genomic segment TACACTAATAAAGATGGGGAAACACACCCCAAGctgcctgtgccccccccccccccaattgtgTGGGCTTTCTGCATATGTtactgatgccccccccccccaacaagatGAACTATATCTTTTTAAGATGGAAACTTGTTCTACAGATGATGAAAATAACTGACGCTAATCTACAGCTGTGAGTTATTGTGTACGTATCAAAAGAGTCTGAAGAAACTCTTAAAATGACAATTTTTAATGACATGCTTAGTCATTTTTGAGCAAAATATTTCATTGAATTCTATTTTAATATAATACTGCATTTGGAGATCAAAGCTTTCAGTTACCATCATGGTGTCTTTCTGTGGTTCATTAAATTTCCTGATGGGTTTGTATTTATTCCCTGGTAGCTTGtaagaatgaataaataaatacaatttaaagTGTTCCAAGGTTCTCTTTCTTTTTGCATTAAAGTCTGCCTTATACTTTTACCGTAACTAAAATGTGTTGACTGTCATAAATATGGAGACATTTGTATGACACCATGGtttcaagtgtgctatttgGATGACACTGAATAAAGCATTTTAAGCATTGATGTTTTTCActattttaaatgaaatttcCTTTTGGGTTCCTTCTGGATAGCTGATTTTCAAATATTTTAGTATAATTGATATTAATTAAGATTTCTGTGTATGTGTACCTGTtattgaatgcaatcaaaaaagtaaaaatggttaaggttagggctgggtggaggtttaagtcatcatgttgggagtttttcccaaagaaattaatggagcgtccctacaaagatataattacaaacctgtgtgttccAATTTTTGTTTCTAAAAGTGAATACTGTTTGATACTGGGTactgtatatttttttctttgcaatATGGACCAAGCAAAGTCCATATCCAATTAATGCACTCCCTAGTCCTTAAGAGTGCATATAGGTCTTAAAGCTTAGAGGAGGAGCTGTGCAAAGAAGTTGCACAGTTAGTGAGTTAAGGTAaaggataatataaaatattaatttggTGTTACaatgcaaaatatacatttgTATCTGGTATTGTAATTGTTTATTAATCATTAACAACTGAACTGCGTTTTAACTGTATTGACAGGTAATTTAATTTGAAATGAGTGCCTTGTATTTTGATAAAGGCCCAATCCACTTTGCCGTCAGACCCAATATAAAAGTAAACAGACGCTCGGATGCCCAGGCTCATTATGTGGGAACCATCAAGGATGAACACACAAAAAATACTTGCATGCTTTATCTTTTTTGCATTGGTTGAATGCTTAGGAGTAGTATCACTGTGTTTCTGGATATTTTGTAGCATACTTCTGCTGTGGACAAGAAACAAAAGGAAAAGCTTGAAATGAAAAAGTCACTACATCTACATTTGAAGGATTcatgtttttaaatatatagaatttgtgtgtatgtatctaCAGTATGTGTGAAGCATATGGTGTGAAAAAAGTACACCCGATTTCAGTTCTATGTTTTACATATcaagacatatatatatattttaatagtcAAACCTTAAGTGAGTATACCTGCATGTCAAACATTATTTGCACCAATGCTGCTCATTTGTTCCCTCTGCTGGTTGTTTTATGACATCAAAGTGCAATTTTATAAAAGTAATGCATTACAGCATGCAATAAGATATAGTAGCCACTGTGGTAGCAGAGTGGTATTTTCCCTAAATCAAGGATGCTAAACAGTCCTGCATCCTTCTTTTGTGCTATTCCAgttcaaaaatattttggttACAAATGAAAAACTGCAATTTTCACACAACTCAGTGTAACTACAGTTTTGACTAGTATTGAGCAGGGAATGTATTCAAATTTAGCCTGTAATGAATAGATCAAATAAAATGAGCAAAGTGCAACATCCCAaagtaaaatataattttaataatatGTCTCCTTCTGAAAGCCTAATCCAGGATATCTGCAGGTTTTGATTTTAGGTAAAATTTATGAAGTTTTTAGACTTCTTAATGCCATGTCGCAATATTGGGGTCACCCAACCAATTTTTGTAGAATTTGCATTTTCTATCAAAAAAATGGTGTAAAATATTACTTACAGGTTATCTTAGAGCAATGTGTTACATACCCAAAGCAGTCAAATTTGAATTGAAAAGTTTTGGGATTAACTAAACAACTGTCCAAGGTGTGTGGAGCTAGGTGGGAAGGGTGGGGGTGCCAAATAAGGCTTTTTCCTTTCAAAACTGCAAAGGAACTCATTCAGGTCATTGATTAGCTGATTCTCCTTGATTATACTGTAGTCCAAAACATTTTCCATTGGTTGCTAATTTAAACGAATCCCCATTTAGCCTGTTTCCTGTGGACAGCGATATGAGCCATAAATTGTATAACTATTTTCATAAAATTATGAAATCTGAAGTAAAAATGGATGACAGCCAAGTGAAAATGagaacaggaaaaacaaagtaataagttTCACACATATGTGGGTAAAAAGTCGCATCCAGCCTGTTTCCCTTTAATCCCACAGTGATGCTACTACCTATGAATAATTCAATTATATTCAGACGGCATTACTGATATTAACATTAAATTGTTGCTCATTGACActgctatgttatttacacccTTTTTCAGTAGTTTTCAATTCAGGGTATTTATATGTAATTAATGTGCATGTACCATAATTGCTATAATTAGCAGCCTGAAGTCACTGGGTGGAGTTCTACGAATTTTGAGTAAAACAAAGGCAAGAAATTAGGCGTGCTGAGCACAAATTAGCACAGACATGAGTGGAGAGTTATTTACTCTTGAAATTTATTCAATAAAACCTTAATTGCACACAAAACATTTTGTGTACCAATTTGTTTGACGCAATCAACAATCAAATCTATGAGTCaaactttgtaaaattttacaTATTTTCTCTGAAATTACAAGAGGCCTCAAAGACTATTGCCGCTGAAAAGTCAAAACGACCCAGGTCACCTGCACAGTTGTGATTCTTCAAAATATCATTGACTGGAGAGATTTACGTACAGTTGCCATCTCTTGTTTTTGCTTGAATGGGAGGGAGGAAAaagaaaattgagatgtgggtcTAGTAAAAGTAATAATGTGACACTTCTATCTCATTTAAATTTGAATCCCCAGACTATGTGCAACATTAAATGCATATTACGTGGTTTGAATGGCGGAACCGtctttttttaacttttatatAGTTCCATATAATGTAAAGTAATTGAATTTGTTAACTGCTTACTGTGTCCATCAAAATCTTCTTCTGCAGCATACGCATTTCATTCTTCAGCTCTGCCTGCGCATCCATCAGGAATGTCTGATGGCTCTTCTCCATGTCGTCCATGTGCTAAACACACAAAGAGATACTATATTACAGAGATGTTCATGAGTCACCAAATTAAAGTCCAAGTCAAGTCTGAAGTCTCCATCGTGGTTCCAATTTgacattacttatttatttttatttctgttagaATCTGATACGACTAAATGGGAATCACCACTTAcatagtacatccatccatccatccattttccaaactgcttatcgctctgggtcacggggggtccggagcctatcccagaagctatgggcacgaggcagggagcaacccagaacagggggccagcccatcgcagggcacactcacacaccatccactcacacatgcacacctatgggcattttaactccaattagcctcagcatgtctttggactgtggggggaaactggagtacctggaggaaaaccCCAAGGCAAAGACTTGACCCCTGGCTTTGAAGCAATAAAGTTTTTGTAAGAACCTAAGAACTTTTCTAATGTAGATTTAAATACTTATACTTTTTCTCAAAAATAACATTATGATGAATACATATGTTGAGCAGAACGGGTAAACTTTAATTAGTGTGAACAGTTAAAAAAATAGTCCAAAGAGggtccaaacttggcaacaatcATGTACACACATAcgaacatatacacacacaaacctgtacccatatctttgtggggtccacccattcatttctatggacaaaACCCTAATCTCAAAAATGACAACCTTATCCCCTACCCAgcactaaccttaaccacaattaaccaaacaaaatccaAGTCTTTTGGCCTTttaagttttttgattgcactcAGAGATTTGTATAAAGTTGAATTTCTTGTGTAATGTACACCTGGAGAGTTCAATGCTTCGCATGTGTAGAAATTTCAACAGAGCCTTACAGACTCTTAGTGTTCACGAGTCAGAGTCGAAAAAATTATTTGCAAGTCGAGTCGGAAGTCAAgtaagagtgactggagtgcgACTCAAGTCTGAGTCGCAAACTCGAGTCCCCATCTCTGCTATATTACTGTGTGATTGCATCATGCCAACAGATGACAGTACTAGGCACCACCACATGGCATCCCATGGCCCCTGGTCTTTACTTAAAAGTGAAACCATCAGTAGTGAGCGAAAATGAAGGAAAGGGAACTGCTAACTGGGATTCATATTGATCCAAGCCGGCTGTCTTATTCTGAGCACTTCCTTGCGTTGTCTTTTAAAATGTCTTACTGTACAACTCAGCCAACAGCTTCCTCTGACCAGTCTCCCAATCAACTAAATAGGGTGTTCATCTTGTTGGTAAGTAATGCTTGATGTTATCACATCATTACTAGCAGTCAATCTCCACAGTCTGGACCAGGATAaggagctggaagatggatggatactaaGAGGCAATTTACAATTACAGTATGTTACTGGAAACAAGTCAATATTTTAGACCAATAAGATGAGCCCTCAGttcaaactacagaaagatcccCCTTCCCTTCTTGTACAAAATAAAGTAATAAGTAAATATgactccatctatccattttctgtacccaatTGTCTTATTCGGGGTTGCtgggcttcagaaaatggatggatagataaatgataAATACAGTATGTATTCACATACTGTATCACAACCTGTATCACTTGGCATCAAAATAAGGATGCAAATAATCAACTGTAATCTGGAAGTAGTTTTGctaacaacatccatccatccattttccaaactgtttatccttctgggttgggggtccagaacctatcctggaagctacaggcatgaggtggggaacaacccaggatggggggccagcccatcgcagggcacactcacacaccattcactcatactgtacatgcacacctaagggcaatttagcaactccagttagcctcagcatgtctttggactgtggagggggaactggagtacctggaggaaaccccacaatgacatgagaagaacatgcaaactccacacatatgtaacccaggcaaagactcaaacccgggtcccagatgggtgaggcaacagtgctaaccacagcaccacTATGCCACCCCCTCGCTAACAACGTGTTCCAAATTATACAGAAGTAAAACATTCCCATGTACCAAGTAATGCCAAACAATAAAATAGGTATATTTTATATGTGGCATGTGGAAGTGTGGCAGGGAAACGTGGTTCAGTCCATAATGTGCCGCCACTTACCGCAAAATATATTGATTAGTCATCAAAACTGAGAGTGTATAGTATAGAATAATAATATACAACATTTATTAATGGGAAAGGCCTTATATTAATTCATGTTGCTTATCCGACTCAAACTATGAAATTATCCCCCACCTGCAAAAACTGTTCATACAGATGTTTGATGCTCTTAAGCTTCTGACTCTGAATGACCCTTGCCTGCTGAATTATCTTTTGCTGCTGTCTGAACAAATTCTGCCAAGAATATGAAGAGAATGAAACTCTGTTATATCACATTTAGTGCTTGTATTCAGCCCTGTGATCGTATACTGGTTAAGCGGTTGCAGGATGGATAGATTGATGGACTCACATCCAGCTTGTCTTCCTGTTCTTTAGATCTCTGTGCATCATTCTCCCACAGTTGCAGCAGAGAAGCCACCTGCTGGCAGTGGTCCTGGGTCAGCTTCTGcctgcaggattaacaaaaTTGTATATACAACTTAATGTATCACATGTACTGTTTTGGCCTGAATAAATGACAACCCTATCTTTAtaaagaaaaatgcatttattagaCACAAACATATACGAAGTTAACCATCTAATCACAGATAATAGTATTAATATAAGTggattaaatttaaatttgaaaATAAATATTCCAATAAACTAactccatttttttatttttattggggggggggagaccccACAACCTTAAGCTGGGCAAACACTGTTCAATTTTTCCAGTCGTTTTGTAAACACCCAGCTCACATTGTATGACTTAATCGCAAAAGATGAAAAGGCAAAGTTCACGATTTATGTCCGCACACTATGCGGTCCGATACTCTGATGCGACTTGGCTGCTCACACTACACGAGCAATATGAACACGTCGGACTCCCGTACCCGGAACTGTAAACGTCGACAAAGAAGCAGCAGCATCACCATATGGGTAGTGGCTACAATGCACTGTAAAtcagtgtttgttttgtttgaatTTAGCATTTGTTGAAAATTATTGGAGAGCTGGAGAAAGTAGGCTACATTCCTAGTATGGCGTTAATTAACACTAAAAACTAAAAAgaaaaactactgaaactaCAGTACAAAAAAGAACTCAAAAAGTTTAAAAGTCTGTATgtatgcaaatatatatatttatgtgtgtgtgtgtgtgtctctctggtcTCTGTATACACAGGCAGTTCCATGGTCACGAACACTTTGTAAGAATGTCGGAACAGGTATTTACGGTTCTTATTTAATGTCAGTTAGTCAAACGTTTGTTTGTCTTAGTGTATAGTGCATATTTACTGGACTGTAAAGAACCAACATTATAGCATTCCATTATATTTAACTCAAATATTTTCTCAAAACTGGCTTTATGGAAGTCCATTCATAAAACAAGTCAGACGATCTTAAACTGGGGACTGCCTATGCACATACCTATAAGGTAAAACATTATGATCACCTCCACATGACAACTAATGTTGACGATCTAGTAAAAACAGAGCATGTGAAGGTCTGAAATATATCAGGTGGTAAGTAAACATTTGGTGCTTGTAGTTGACGTGAACTCAGAAAAAATGCACAGGGGTAACAACCTGAGTGACTCTAATTAGGGCTAAATAGTTATGATGAGGCGACTAGGTCAGAGCGTCTCTTAAACAGAAAGCGGAATGCTCTTGGTAAGCTGTGGTAAATACCTACCAAGAATGGTCTGAAGAGGGAAAAACCACAAACcaccaataggatgttggacaGCAAAGACTCATCAATGTGAGATGTAAATGAAGGATATCCCATGTGGTACAAACCAACAGAAGGGCTACTGAGGCACAAATGGCAGATTATTTGGATGATCATCACAGGAATAATGAGTCACAACACATGGTATCAAGCCCTGCTGCGTATGAGGCTGCGTAGCCAcagtcagagtgcccatgctaACCGGTATCTGCAATTGAAAGCACCTACAATGGGCACATGGGCATCAAAACTGGATAATATATGTGTTACAGAAGAAATCAAATGATCATATAAaactgtgcattgtgtttactcaGGTTGTCTTTTGTATTATACTAAATTTGTTTGAAGATCAGAAAAAAATGTCATAAGTAAAAATAGAGGAAATCAGGATCAAATACTTCTTCACAGCAATGTAAGTATATAAACATGTACATACACACTAACTGATAACTGCTGCTAGGGATATAACAATAGTTTCATGTCAGTCCACTCCCTTGCTCCAAACTCCCACAGCCTCAGGGAACTCACCAATCACAGTACAGACACTGCACTAAACGTGTGGCCATGCAACCCCTGCACAAATACTGCTTGTAACTTAGTGGCAATGTACCGCTTGCGTTTGTTGTCTTCCCCTGCTCACCTCTGTTCCTGCTGTGCTTTCCAAAGCTGCTCCAGTTTCTGGGTGCTGCCTTTCAGAGATGTTCTGGTGAAAGCCTCCAGACGCTTCTTCTTAGCCTGAATGGCCTTGCTGATGTCCTCtgtaggtgacatttccagtGATGCGCTTACAGCAtgttgttttaaatgcacactAATAACCAGCCGCCAGTACTGTTTAAACCAGTACCTCCTCAAGAAACAGTAAAAATTAAAACAAGCGGAGATCTAGAAACAGAAAAAATCCTACTTGCCTCCAAACCGCTCCAGCATAGTCTGGACCTCATTCCTAAAAGTTAGGGAAGTTTATTTATGTGGCACATTTCAAACACAGGGGTAATTAAATAAACGAGACAATACATTGTAACAGGTaagtaaatataataaaataccataaaaagaaaaagacaTAATAACAGGTACACTGTAAACAAGAAAAGGACAACTTAAAATTTCAAGGCACTGCACTATACTGCGTGAGATTTTTGAGTTTTGAATAAAACCACCTATTGTAATATCAACTAATTATGttttaatatgtataaaaacttcacatttttagttttacatACAAAGAATTCCTAACAAATGTGCCCACTCTCAGACTCAAACTTTAAAGTTTTTACACatatgaaaaataaatcatccGAAAGACAAAGAGTTGGCATATTTGTTAGGTATTCttagcatgtaaaaaaaaaagtttttatacaCATCAAAGATACATTATCTGAACTAAAAACAATTAGTTGGCACAACAATATGTAGTTGCCCTAAAAACTCAAAAATTTAGTGCAGCAAGTTGCCTTAAAATGTCAAgtcttatttttcttttttacagtgtaaTTATGGTTAAAATACAGTAAAAAGAACCAAGAGTAATAAAAGTACATAACTTACAAGAATTTCTACATCTGGGATCAATAGCGTGTATGTTATCTTCATCATGAAAGGGATCGTGTCATTACATCTGTTCAGCACTGGCTGCTACAGAAAATAGGGTAAGACTGTGACCAACCCCACAGCCAGCTGCATGTCGTCCTCCGCCGATGCACatcttttctttcctttctCCACTATCGGGGTCTCCTCTGTAAGATGGGATAAAGGAAAATGCATCCGTATAAATGCAGCAGGTGCAGCCGCAGGTTCGCCCGCGGGTGGAGGGTGACCATGCACCTTCCTTAAGGTCCTCTTCTGAGCCGCTCAGGTCACTCTTCCCCTCCCCTATGGCGAAATCGAACACCTGGAGTGGGTCAGTCGCCTTTCCGGCGATTTTGGCTGTCTTCTTCTTCCTCGCTGCGGATGCCATGGTGTCTAATTGGGATGAATCACTTGTAATGCACTTCAAGAAAAAGTTAAAACAACTTAAAATTTCAAGGCAACTTACTGCACTAGATTTTTGAGGGCAACTCAAACTTCTAAGGTTTTAAGAAAACCACCTATTGTTATACCGAGTAATTATCTTTcgtatttttagttttacatGCTAAGAATTCCTAACAAAGGTTGTTCCAACCTATTGTCTTTTCTTAAGATTTATTTTTCATATGTGAAAAGACTTTAAAATTGAAGTTTAGCATACTAAGGCTTCACCCATTGCAGTGCCCaggggtacaaacacagtgctgAAAGATGTGCTGGGCTGGGGTTGAACTGGCAATCTTTGGGTCAGAGGCACAGAACtttaactcactgagctacatgcTGCCCCCTATGACTAGGACGCTCTGTGAGCTGAGCCTCTCTACTCACGGGctaaaggtcaccagttcaagccAGCATCAGCACATGtgggggcccttgagcaagacctgtgacccccagctccctaggcACCGTAACAGGTAGCTGCCCAACACAGTCAAGTTTGCTGTCATTTCCCACAGGGATCCTCAAAATGTGTTTGCTATTATTTATTACTATcatgtttaaaataaacatgCTATCTGAGCTGTTTTGTTATCTTCATTTATAATTAGTTTTTAATTCTTAGAATATTTAACTCAAATTTTTAAGTTTTCACGCATATGAAAGATAAACCATCTGAACAAAAGAGAATTAGGTGGCACAACTTTTGTTGTTTGTAATTCTCAGTATGTAAAACTAAAAATCAGCATTTTTTATAGATATGAAAGATAGATTAgctgaataaaaaataattagctGTCACAACAATAGGTGCTTTTCTACAAAACTTTAAAGTTCAAGTCCTCAAAACTCAAAAATGTAGTGCAGTAAATTGCCTGGAAATTTTAGGTTGTCTGAACTTTTCTTTTTAACCGTGTGGGGGTCAAACGGCTCCCGCGTGACATACTGCCACAACTTTGTTCATGTTATActtctattattattacagtaatAATGATATatgtaataataacaaaaattataataatacgccttattattactactacccATAATTATGATTATTGCCTGCGTGAGGGATAGACAGTGGACAGGCGTTAACTACTTGGCTGAATGAGAAGCGAGTTATATTCCCTCTTTgacatttaaactaacatttttCACAGTTTTAATGTCCCATTTTAAAGAGTAGTAAAACTTTAAATTATTAAGGTAAATTTTTACCACGCATGTGATACTGTCTGCTTATACACTTCGGCTAGCAAGTTAAAATGCGTTTCCCCGTTTTCTTACCTCACTGAATACGTCGGCGCTTTTGTCACTTTTGTCACTGTTCACACACGTGATTATGTTTCTAAGATACTACGGACTATACTAATAAATAAATTCACAGGGAGTCGAAGTAAAGGGCCGAGCCCATTAACACGAACAGACCCGCTCCTCTCTGACCGCGCAGAAACCGTTAG encodes:
- the sycp3 gene encoding synaptonemal complex protein 3 isoform X2; the encoded protein is MASAARKKKTAKIAGKATDPLQVFDFAIGEGKSDLSGSEEDLKEEETPIVEKGKKRCASAEDDMQLAVGNEVQTMLERFGEDISKAIQAKKKRLEAFTRTSLKGSTQKLEQLWKAQQEQRQKLTQDHCQQVASLLQLWENDAQRSKEQEDKLDHMDDMEKSHQTFLMDAQAELKNEMRMLQKKILMDTQKQEMATVRKSLQSMIF
- the sycp3 gene encoding synaptonemal complex protein 3 isoform X1; this translates as MASAARKKKTAKIAGKATDPLQVFDFAIGEGKSDLSGSEEDLKEEETPIVEKGKKRCASAEDDMQLAVGNEVQTMLERFGEDISKAIQAKKKRLEAFTRTSLKGSTQKLEQLWKAQQEQRQKLTQDHCQQVASLLQLWENDAQRSKEQEDKLDNLFRQQQKIIQQARVIQSQKLKSIKHLYEQFLQHMDDMEKSHQTFLMDAQAELKNEMRMLQKKILMDTQKQEMATVRKSLQSMIF